A portion of the Meriones unguiculatus strain TT.TT164.6M chromosome 14, Bangor_MerUng_6.1, whole genome shotgun sequence genome contains these proteins:
- the LOC110544769 gene encoding olfactory receptor 10A5, which yields MLRPMATGNWTRITEFVLMSFSSLSSEIQTLLFLVFLAIYLVTLLGNSLIILVTLADPMLQSPMYFFLRNLSLLEIGFNLVIVPKMLGTLIAQDTSISFFGCATQMYFFFFFGVAECFLLATMAYDRYVAICSPLHYPVIMNQEMRAKLAAASWFPGFPVATVQTTWLFSFPFCATNKINHFFCDSPPVLRLVCADTARFEVYAIVGTILVVMIPCLLILCSYTRIAASILKIPSAKGKRKAFSTCSSHLLVVSLFYVSSSLTYFRPKSNNSPESKKLLSLSYTVVTPMLNPIIYSLRNNEVKNALSRTFHKALALRNYIT from the coding sequence ATGCTCAGGCCCATGGCTACAGGAAACTGGACAAGAATAACAGAGTTTGTGCTCATGAGcttctcttccctgtcttctgaaATACAGACCTTGCTTTTCCTggtatttctagccatctacctGGTCACTCTGCTGGGAAACAGCCTCATCATTCTGGTGACTTTGGCTGACCCCATGCTGCAAAGTCCCATGTATTTCTTTCTCAGGAACTTGTCCCTCTTAGAGATTGGCTTCAACCTGGTCATTGTGCCCAAAATGTTGGGGACCCTGATTGCCCAGGACACAAGCATCTCCTTCTTTGGCTGTGCTACTCAGAtgtacttctttttcttctttggagtGGCCGAATGCTTCCTCCTGGCCACCATGGCATATGACCGCTATGTAGCCATCTGCAGTCCTTTGCATTACCCCGTCATCATGAACCAAGAAATGCGTGCCAAACTGGCTGCTGCCTCCTGGTTCCCAGGATTCCCTGTAGCCACTGTGCAGACCACATGGCTCTTCAGTTTTCCATTCTGTGCCACCAACAAGATCAACCACTTCTTCTGTGACAGTCCACCTGTGCTGAGGCTGGTCTGTGCAGACACAGCACGGTTTGAGGTCTATGCCATTGTTGGGACCATTCTGGTCGTCATGATACCCTGCCTGCTGATCCTATGTTCCTACACTCGCATTGCTGCTTCCATCCTCAAGATCCCATCAGCTAAAGGAAAGCGCAAAGCCTTCTCCACCTGCTCCTCACATCTCCTCGTTGTCTCTCTTTTCTATGTGTCTTCAAGCCTCACTTACTTTAGACCTAAATCAAACAATTCCCCTGAAAGCAAGAAATTGTTATCCTTGTCCTACACGGTTGTGACTCCTATGCTGAACCCCATCATCTATAGCCTGAGAAATAATGAGGTGAAGAATGCTCTGAGCAGGACCTTCCATAAGGCTCTGGCTCTCAGAAACTATATCACATAA
- the LOC110542047 gene encoding olfactory receptor 226: MEQRNHSGRVSEFVLLGFPAPAPLRALLFFLSLLAYVLVLTENALIITAIRTHPTLHKPMYFFLANMSFLEIWYVTVTIPKMLAGFTGSKQNHGQLISFEGCMTQLYFFLGLGCTECVLLAVMAYDRYVAICHPLHYPVIVSSRLCVQMAAGSWAGGFGISMVKVFLISRLSYCGPNTINHFFCDVSPLLNLSCTDMSTAELTDFILAIFILLGPLSVTGASYMAITGAVMRIPSAAGRHKAFSTCASHLTVVIIFYAASIFIYARPKALSAFDTNKLVSVLYAVIVPLLNPIIYCLRNQEVKRALRRTLHLHRGQGANAKRPGRDG, encoded by the coding sequence ATGGAGCAGAGGAACCACAGTGGGCGAGTGAGTGAATTTGTGTTGCTGGGTTTCCCAGCTCCTGCACCACTGCGAGCACTgctatttttcctttctctcctggcCTACGTGTTGGTGCTGACTGAAAATGCATTAATCATTACAGCAATTAGGACACACCCCACCCTCCACAAACCCATGTATTTTTTCTTGGCTAATATGTCATTCCTGGAGATTTGGTATGTCACTGTTACGATTCCTAAGATGCTTGCTGGCTTCACTGGTTCCAAACAGAACCATGGGCAGCTGATCTCCTTCGAGGGCTGCATGACACAGCTCTACTTTTTCCTGGGCTTGGGCTGCACTGAGTGTGTCCTTCTTGCTGTGATGgcttatgaccgctatgtggctaTCTGTCACCCCCTCCACTACCCTGTCATTGTCAGTAGCCGACTGTGTGTGCAGATGGCAGCTGGATCCTGGGCTGGAGGTTTTGGCATCTCCATGGTTAAAGTTTTCCTCATTTCTCGCCTGTCTTACTGCGGCCCCAACACCATCAACCACTTTTTCTGTGATGTTTCTCCATTGCTCAACCTCTCATGCACTGACATGTCCACAGCAGAGCTTACAGACTTTATCCTGGCTATTTTTATTCTGTTGGGGCCGCTGTCCGTCACTGGAGCCTCCTACATGGCCATCACGGGTGCTGTGATGCGCATCCCCTCAGCTGCTGGCCGCCATAAAGCCTTTTCCACCTGTGCCTCCCACCTCACTGTTGTGATCATCTTCTATGCAGCTAGTATCTTCATCTATGCCAGGCCTAAGGCACTCTCAGCTTTTGACACCAACAAGCTTGTCTCCGTACTCTACGCTGTCATTGTACCATTGCTCAATCCCATCATTTACTGCTTGCGCAACCAAGAGGTCAAAAGGGCGCTACGGCGTACTCTACACCTGCATCGGGGCCAGGGTGCCAACGCCAAGAGACCTGGCAGGGATGGTTAG